The following are from one region of the Planctomycetota bacterium genome:
- a CDS encoding amidinotransferase, with translation MRPAFLMCRPTFYGIHYRINPWMDLRRQANRAVALRQWQTLREVLEHEFRATVHLCRARPGLPDMTFTANAGLVRGRVFVPSRFRYPERAGEEPHFTRWFRRRGYAVRPLAGDGRFEGAGDTLFVGDTLFAGYYFRTDVLTHTALGEALGVRVVSLQLVNPRFYHLDTCFAPLGRAAALYYPRAFDDYARRVLKETVGDLVPVNDAEAHEFGCNAVVAGRRAVVSEPCRELARALRRRGYAVYGANFSEFIKAGGAAKCLTLRLDDAGAG, from the coding sequence GTGCGGCCCGCGTTTCTGATGTGCCGACCCACCTTCTATGGAATCCACTATCGGATCAACCCCTGGATGGACCTGCGCCGGCAGGCCAACCGGGCCGTCGCACTGCGGCAGTGGCAGACTCTGCGCGAGGTGCTCGAGCACGAGTTCCGGGCCACGGTCCACCTGTGCCGCGCACGCCCGGGCCTGCCCGACATGACCTTCACGGCCAACGCCGGGCTGGTGCGCGGCCGCGTGTTCGTGCCCAGCCGCTTCCGTTACCCCGAGCGCGCCGGCGAGGAGCCGCACTTCACCCGCTGGTTCCGCCGCCGAGGCTATGCCGTGCGGCCTCTGGCGGGCGACGGCCGCTTCGAGGGGGCCGGCGACACGCTCTTCGTCGGCGACACGTTGTTTGCAGGCTACTACTTCCGCACCGATGTGCTCACCCACACGGCTCTCGGCGAGGCCTTGGGCGTGCGGGTGGTGTCGCTCCAGCTCGTGAACCCGCGCTTCTACCACCTGGACACCTGTTTCGCCCCGCTGGGCCGCGCGGCGGCGCTCTACTACCCCCGAGCGTTCGACGACTATGCGCGGCGCGTGCTCAAAGAGACCGTGGGCGACCTGGTGCCGGTGAACGACGCCGAGGCCCACGAGTTCGGCTGCAACGCGGTGGTGGCCGGGCGCCGAGCCGTTGTCTCCGAGCCTTGCCGGGAACTCGCCCGCGCCCTGAGGCGGCGCGGGTATGCCGTCTATGGGGCGAACTTTTCCGAGTTCATCAAGGCCGGCGGCGCCGCCAAGTGCCTCACCCTTCGTCTCGACGACGCCGGCGCCGGATGA
- the sucC gene encoding ADP-forming succinate--CoA ligase subunit beta translates to MYIHEYQAKAVLTRHGIAVPVGRVALSAQHAGDAYEALHREQAVVKAQIHAGGRGKAGGILRVASRSEAEDAARRLLGSTLVTKQTGPRGRRVDKVLVEEALDVARECYVGVCLDRSRGCPMVIAAARGGVEIEALAAAEPGAVLREYGNPLTGLMPFQARKLFAGLGLPREHLGAMTKLLLALAGTFVNCDCSLIELNPLALCGDGRFVAADVKMTFDDNALSRHPDLADLRDTAQEDPREVEAQRFDLSYVGMDGSVACLVNGAGLAMATMDLIRLHGGEPANFLDVGGAATAEKVAAAFRILCQDARVRAILVNIFGGIVRCDLIAEGILEAAKRTELRVPLVVRLEGNNVERGRQALAESGLAIVSAASLDEAAAKAVELAR, encoded by the coding sequence GTGTACATCCACGAGTACCAAGCGAAGGCGGTGCTGACCCGGCACGGCATTGCCGTGCCCGTGGGGCGCGTGGCCCTCAGCGCCCAGCACGCCGGCGACGCCTACGAGGCGCTGCACCGCGAGCAGGCAGTGGTGAAGGCCCAGATTCACGCGGGCGGCCGCGGCAAGGCGGGCGGAATCCTGCGCGTCGCCAGCCGCTCCGAGGCCGAGGACGCCGCGCGGCGCCTGCTCGGCTCCACGCTCGTCACGAAGCAAACCGGCCCGCGTGGGCGCCGCGTAGACAAGGTGCTGGTCGAGGAGGCCCTCGACGTGGCGCGCGAGTGCTACGTGGGCGTGTGCCTGGACCGCTCTCGCGGCTGCCCCATGGTCATCGCGGCCGCCCGCGGCGGCGTGGAGATCGAGGCGCTCGCGGCCGCCGAGCCGGGCGCCGTGCTGCGCGAATACGGCAACCCGCTCACCGGGCTGATGCCTTTCCAGGCCCGCAAGCTGTTCGCCGGCCTCGGTCTGCCGCGCGAGCACCTGGGCGCCATGACGAAGCTGCTGTTGGCGCTGGCCGGCACCTTCGTAAATTGCGACTGCTCGCTCATCGAGCTGAACCCGCTGGCGCTGTGCGGCGACGGGCGCTTCGTGGCCGCCGATGTGAAGATGACCTTCGACGACAACGCCCTCAGCCGCCACCCGGACTTGGCCGACCTGCGCGACACGGCCCAGGAGGACCCGCGCGAGGTGGAAGCCCAGCGCTTCGACCTCAGCTACGTGGGCATGGACGGTTCGGTGGCCTGCCTGGTAAACGGCGCCGGGCTGGCGATGGCGACGATGGACCTCATTCGCCTGCACGGCGGCGAGCCGGCCAATTTCCTCGACGTGGGCGGCGCGGCCACGGCGGAGAAGGTGGCTGCCGCCTTCCGCATCCTGTGCCAGGACGCCCGTGTGCGGGCGATCCTCGTGAACATCTTCGGCGGCATCGTGCGGTGCGACCTGATCGCCGAGGGCATCCTCGAGGCCGCGAAGCGCACCGAGCTGCGCGTGCCCCTGGTCGTGCGCCTCGAGGGCAACAACGTGGAAAGGGGCCGCCAGGCCCTCGCCGAGTCGGGCCTGGCCATCGTGTCGGCCGCGTCCCTCGACGAGGCGGCCGCCAAGGCCGTGGAGCTGGCACGGTAG
- a CDS encoding isocitrate/isopropylmalate dehydrogenase family protein — MSTTPITLIPGDGIGPEVIEAAVRVVETLCPDVRWERYPAGQPACNETGEFLPEALLDSVRRNHIALKGPVTTPVGCGFRSVNVALRKKLALYAGVRPARNRPGLASRYAGVDIVVVRENTEGLYAGIEHELLPGIVETVKVTTEVASRRIAAFAFDFARRWGRRRVTVLHKANIMKLTDGLFLACAREAAKSYPDVAFEELLLDNACLQLVTDPSRFDVLLTDSLVGDLVSDLCAGLVGGIGLAAGMNVGDGCAVFEAVHGSAPDIAGTGRANPLAAILTAALMLRHLGRTREAERVEAAVDAILPDPASLTPDLGGTATTREVADAVCRKLQE; from the coding sequence ATGAGCACCACCCCGATCACCCTCATCCCAGGCGACGGCATCGGGCCTGAGGTCATCGAGGCCGCTGTGCGCGTGGTCGAGACCCTGTGCCCCGACGTGCGCTGGGAGCGCTATCCCGCCGGGCAACCGGCCTGCAACGAGACGGGCGAGTTCCTGCCGGAGGCGTTGCTGGACTCCGTGCGCCGCAACCACATCGCGCTCAAGGGGCCGGTCACCACGCCCGTCGGCTGCGGCTTCCGCAGCGTGAATGTGGCGCTGCGCAAGAAGCTGGCGCTCTACGCGGGCGTGCGCCCGGCCAGGAACCGCCCCGGTCTCGCCTCGCGTTACGCGGGCGTGGACATCGTGGTCGTGCGCGAGAACACCGAGGGCCTCTACGCTGGCATCGAGCACGAGCTGCTGCCCGGCATCGTCGAAACCGTCAAGGTCACCACCGAGGTGGCCAGCCGCCGCATCGCGGCCTTCGCGTTCGACTTCGCCCGCCGCTGGGGCCGCCGCCGAGTGACCGTGCTTCACAAGGCCAACATCATGAAGCTCACCGACGGCCTGTTCCTGGCCTGCGCGCGCGAGGCCGCGAAGAGCTATCCCGATGTCGCCTTCGAGGAGCTCCTGCTCGACAACGCCTGCCTCCAGCTCGTCACCGACCCGTCGCGCTTCGACGTGTTGCTCACCGACAGCCTGGTGGGCGACCTCGTGTCGGACCTGTGTGCCGGCCTCGTGGGCGGCATCGGCCTGGCGGCCGGGATGAACGTGGGCGACGGCTGCGCCGTGTTCGAGGCCGTGCACGGTTCCGCACCCGACATCGCGGGCACGGGCCGCGCCAACCCGCTCGCCGCCATCCTCACCGCCGCCCTGATGCTGCGGCACCTGGGCAGAACACGCGAGGCCGAACGCGTGGAGGCGGCCGTGGACGCGATTCTTCCCGACCCGGCGTCGCTGACGCCTGACCTCGGCGGCACGGCTACGACCCGCGAGGTCGCCGACGCCGTCTGCCGGAAGCTCCAGGAGTGA
- a CDS encoding TIGR00300 family protein, translating into MAQEVIELRGHLIDSLILPRVLDAVMAHRGCFEIQRIQVGVRPEDPSFARILIAHKDPRRLEAILRAAMRQGAEPVERKPARLAPAPADGVFPDGFYATTNLDTSVFLDGRWVRVRHPEMDSGIRVAPTRRRAETVKMGDVGKGDLIVVGHDGVRVVPAESRRTPSDFEFMASDVSTEKPKGALIGKVASLLRAERAAGRPILWVCGPAVIHSGAGPLLERLIAGDFVQTLFAGNALAAHDIECALLGTSLGVSLREGAATRAGHENHLRAINCIRRLGGIRQAVRRGLLKSGVMYACVKHGVDFVLAGSIRDDGPLPEVITDTVRAQREMRRRARKTRLAVLVATLLHSVATGNMLPAATRVVCVDIQQAAVTKLLDRGTFQTLGIVTDVQPFFRELLIELELG; encoded by the coding sequence ATGGCCCAGGAAGTCATCGAATTGCGCGGGCACCTGATCGACTCGCTGATCCTCCCGAGGGTGCTCGATGCGGTGATGGCGCATCGGGGCTGCTTCGAGATCCAGCGCATCCAGGTGGGCGTGCGCCCGGAGGACCCGAGCTTCGCCCGAATCCTGATCGCCCACAAGGACCCGCGCCGGCTCGAGGCGATTCTGCGAGCCGCCATGCGCCAGGGGGCGGAGCCCGTCGAACGCAAGCCCGCACGCCTCGCGCCCGCGCCGGCCGACGGCGTGTTCCCCGACGGCTTCTACGCCACGACCAACCTCGACACCTCGGTGTTCCTCGACGGACGCTGGGTGCGCGTGCGCCACCCCGAGATGGACTCGGGGATTCGCGTCGCCCCAACGCGGCGCCGCGCGGAGACCGTGAAGATGGGCGATGTGGGAAAGGGCGATCTGATCGTCGTGGGTCACGACGGGGTGCGCGTGGTGCCCGCCGAGAGCCGCCGGACGCCCAGCGACTTCGAGTTCATGGCCAGCGACGTTTCGACCGAGAAGCCCAAGGGCGCCCTGATCGGCAAGGTGGCCTCGCTGCTGCGAGCCGAGCGCGCCGCCGGCCGCCCGATCCTGTGGGTCTGCGGCCCGGCGGTCATCCATTCGGGCGCAGGCCCCCTGCTCGAGCGCCTCATCGCGGGCGACTTCGTGCAGACCCTCTTCGCCGGCAACGCGCTGGCGGCCCACGACATCGAGTGCGCGCTCCTCGGCACCTCGCTCGGCGTGTCGCTGCGCGAGGGCGCCGCGACCCGGGCCGGCCACGAGAACCACCTGCGCGCGATCAACTGCATCCGCCGCCTGGGCGGCATCCGCCAGGCCGTGCGGCGGGGCCTGCTCAAGTCGGGAGTGATGTACGCCTGCGTGAAACACGGCGTGGACTTCGTGCTGGCCGGTTCGATTCGCGACGACGGCCCGTTGCCCGAGGTCATCACCGACACCGTGCGCGCGCAGCGCGAGATGCGCCGGCGGGCGCGGAAGACGCGCCTGGCCGTCCTCGTGGCCACGCTCCTGCATTCCGTGGCCACAGGCAACATGCTCCCCGCCGCCACCCGCGTGGTGTGCGTGGACATTCAGCAGGCCGCGGTCACCAAGCTGCTCGACCGAGGCACGTTCCAAACCCTGGGCATCGTCACCGACGTCCAGCCCTTCTTCCGCGAACTGCTGATCGAGCTGGAGCTCGGCTAG
- a CDS encoding zinc-dependent alcohol dehydrogenase family protein, protein MRAAYYEAFAAPLTIRDLPDPSPGTDGAVIRVRANGICRSDWHAWMGHDPEVKLPHVPGHELAGVVEAVGSGVRRWRQGDRVTVPFVCACGECPQCASGNQQVCDHQFQPGFTHWGSFAQFVAIGRADANLVRLPEELDFVTAASLGCRFATAFRALVAQGRVRPGQWVAVHGCGGVGLSAVLIASALGAQVVGVDIAEEKLRLARHLGAAETVNALDTTDVAQAVADLTRGGAHVSLDALGSPATCHNSIACLRKRGRHVQVGLLLAEQRAPQVPMDLVVARELEILGSHGMQAHEYGCMLAMITSHKLDPARLIGRTVTLEESLRELETMDTFAGTGVVVIDRF, encoded by the coding sequence ATGAGGGCGGCTTACTATGAGGCGTTCGCTGCGCCGTTGACGATCCGCGACTTGCCCGACCCGAGCCCTGGTACCGATGGCGCCGTCATCCGCGTCCGAGCCAACGGCATCTGCCGCAGCGACTGGCACGCGTGGATGGGGCACGACCCCGAGGTCAAGCTCCCGCACGTGCCGGGCCACGAGCTGGCCGGCGTGGTCGAGGCCGTGGGCAGCGGAGTCCGCCGCTGGCGGCAGGGCGACAGGGTCACCGTGCCCTTCGTGTGCGCCTGCGGCGAATGCCCCCAGTGCGCCTCGGGCAATCAGCAGGTCTGCGACCACCAGTTCCAGCCGGGATTCACCCACTGGGGCTCGTTCGCACAGTTCGTCGCCATCGGCCGGGCCGACGCCAATCTCGTGCGCCTGCCAGAGGAGCTGGACTTTGTGACGGCGGCCAGCCTCGGGTGCCGCTTCGCCACGGCCTTCCGCGCCCTCGTGGCTCAGGGCCGGGTGCGGCCCGGGCAGTGGGTGGCGGTGCACGGCTGCGGCGGCGTGGGCCTTTCGGCCGTCCTGATCGCCAGCGCGCTGGGGGCTCAGGTGGTGGGGGTGGACATCGCAGAGGAGAAGCTGCGCCTCGCCCGGCACCTGGGCGCGGCCGAAACGGTCAATGCCCTTGATACAACGGACGTGGCCCAGGCCGTGGCGGACCTCACGCGCGGCGGGGCGCACGTGTCGCTCGATGCGCTGGGCAGCCCGGCCACGTGCCACAACTCGATCGCCTGCCTGAGAAAGCGGGGGCGGCACGTGCAGGTCGGCCTCCTCCTCGCCGAGCAGCGCGCGCCGCAGGTGCCGATGGACCTCGTGGTCGCTCGCGAGCTCGAGATCCTCGGCAGCCACGGCATGCAGGCCCACGAATACGGCTGCATGCTGGCGATGATCACCTCTCACAAGCTCGACCCCGCCAGGCTGATCGGCAGGACCGTCACGCTGGAGGAATCGCTGAGGGAACTGGAGACGATGGACACGTTCGCGGGAACGGGGGTCGTCGTCATTGACCGATTCTGA
- a CDS encoding 3-isopropylmalate dehydratase small subunit — protein MIIKGKAWKFGDGISTDHIAPGRLFHLRSNLPELAKHCLEDARPEFASKVQKGDFVVGGRNFGQGSSREHAPIVIKLCGVGAVLAKGFARIFFRNCVNVGLPALILDTDSISEGDELEVDLATGVVRNLTKGTETATPPLPAVMRHIIADGGLVEHIRKHGRLKLD, from the coding sequence ATGATCATCAAAGGCAAAGCCTGGAAGTTCGGCGACGGAATCAGCACCGACCACATCGCCCCCGGCCGCCTGTTCCACCTGCGGTCCAATCTGCCCGAGCTCGCGAAGCACTGCCTGGAGGACGCGCGGCCCGAGTTCGCCTCGAAGGTTCAGAAGGGCGACTTCGTGGTCGGCGGGCGCAACTTCGGCCAGGGCTCCAGCCGCGAGCACGCGCCCATCGTCATCAAGCTCTGCGGCGTCGGCGCCGTGCTCGCCAAGGGCTTCGCGCGCATCTTCTTCCGAAACTGCGTCAACGTGGGCCTCCCCGCGCTCATTCTGGACACCGACTCGATCAGCGAAGGCGACGAGCTGGAAGTGGACCTCGCCACGGGCGTGGTGAGGAACCTCACGAAGGGGACGGAAACCGCCACGCCACCGCTGCCGGCCGTGATGCGGCACATCATTGCCGATGGCGGCCTGGTCGAACACATCAGGAAGCATGGCAGGCTGAAGCTGGATTGA
- the sucD gene encoding succinate--CoA ligase subunit alpha, translating into MGILADSSTRAVVQGITGHAGAFHARRMAGYGTQVVAGVTPGKGGETVEGVPVFDTMAQAVAATGANASVIFVPAPFAADAMMEAADARVALVVCITEGIPALDMARARAYARERGVRVIGPNCPGLATPPDCKLGIIPERILTPGPIGVVSRSGTLTYEAIWQLSCLGLGQSTAVGIGGDPIVGSSFVDVLELFERDDHTAAVVLIGEIGGSAEEEVAEFIRTRMTKPVAAFIAGRTAPPGKRMGHAGAIVAGSAGTADEKIRALTDAGVRVADNPARIGETLQSLLKGRRL; encoded by the coding sequence ATGGGCATCCTCGCCGACTCCTCCACCCGCGCCGTCGTCCAAGGCATCACCGGCCACGCGGGCGCCTTCCACGCGCGGCGGATGGCGGGCTACGGCACGCAAGTCGTCGCCGGCGTCACCCCGGGCAAGGGCGGCGAGACGGTGGAGGGAGTGCCCGTGTTCGACACGATGGCCCAGGCCGTCGCTGCGACTGGCGCGAACGCCTCGGTGATCTTCGTGCCCGCGCCGTTCGCGGCCGACGCGATGATGGAGGCCGCGGACGCGCGGGTGGCGCTCGTCGTGTGCATCACCGAGGGCATTCCCGCCCTGGACATGGCCCGGGCGAGAGCCTATGCGCGCGAACGCGGCGTGCGGGTGATCGGCCCGAACTGCCCCGGCCTGGCCACGCCGCCCGACTGCAAGCTCGGGATCATCCCCGAGCGGATTCTCACGCCCGGCCCAATCGGCGTGGTCTCGCGAAGCGGCACGCTCACCTACGAGGCGATCTGGCAACTCTCGTGCCTGGGCCTCGGCCAGTCCACCGCCGTCGGCATCGGCGGCGACCCGATCGTCGGCAGCTCGTTCGTGGACGTTCTGGAGCTCTTCGAGCGCGATGACCACACGGCGGCCGTGGTGCTGATCGGCGAGATCGGCGGCAGTGCCGAGGAGGAGGTGGCGGAGTTCATCCGTACGCGCATGACCAAGCCTGTGGCCGCTTTCATCGCCGGCCGCACGGCCCCGCCGGGCAAGCGCATGGGGCACGCGGGGGCCATTGTGGCCGGCTCGGCGGGCACGGCGGACGAGAAGATTCGCGCGCTCACCGACGCCGGCGTGCGCGTGGCTGATAACCCCGCCCGCATCGGCGAGACACTCCAAAGCCTGTTGAAAGGGCGCCGACTGTGA
- a CDS encoding succinate dehydrogenase/fumarate reductase iron-sulfur subunit yields the protein MPTATFRIRRLNPDVSPEPFWQEFEAEWGQGDVVLHALHSIQETQDGTLAFRYSCRGAICGSCAMRINGAAALACKTQIASLDTTRPIVLEPLLNSPVLKDLVVDQGPFFASLRSILPWLDPGGRDAHEPYTLEGLMSRTDRDQFQRSTDCIMCQSCFSDCPKRREDPSFVGPATCLAAYKRIHHPQAPDVAERLRRACEPGGVFACDRHANCVKVCPKDCRPMRAILFLQRQAKEAGVAPE from the coding sequence ATGCCAACCGCCACCTTCCGCATCCGCAGGCTCAATCCCGACGTCTCGCCCGAGCCCTTCTGGCAGGAGTTCGAGGCCGAATGGGGCCAGGGTGACGTGGTCCTCCACGCGCTCCACAGCATCCAGGAGACCCAGGACGGCACGCTGGCCTTCCGCTACAGTTGCCGCGGCGCCATCTGCGGCTCGTGCGCGATGCGGATCAACGGCGCGGCGGCCCTCGCGTGCAAGACGCAGATCGCCAGCCTCGACACCACCAGGCCCATCGTGCTCGAGCCGCTGCTCAACAGCCCGGTGCTCAAGGACCTGGTGGTGGACCAGGGGCCGTTCTTCGCGTCGCTGCGCAGCATCCTGCCCTGGCTCGACCCCGGCGGGCGCGACGCGCACGAGCCCTACACGCTCGAGGGACTGATGAGCCGCACCGACCGCGACCAGTTCCAGCGCTCGACCGACTGCATCATGTGCCAGAGCTGCTTCTCCGACTGCCCGAAGCGGCGCGAGGACCCCAGCTTCGTCGGCCCCGCCACGTGCCTGGCCGCCTACAAGCGCATCCACCATCCCCAGGCGCCCGACGTTGCGGAGCGCCTGCGGCGCGCCTGCGAGCCGGGCGGCGTGTTCGCCTGCGACCGCCACGCCAACTGCGTGAAGGTGTGCCCCAAGGACTGCCGCCCGATGCGGGCGATCCTCTTCCTCCAGCGCCAGGCGAAAGAGGCCGGCGTCGCGCCCGAGTAA
- a CDS encoding FAD-binding protein yields MKLCEGVTTHDALIIGSGLAGMAAAIEAHDAGARVAILSKVHPLRSHSQAAQGGINAAIRPDDDWRDHRFDTIKGSAWLADQDAVTVLCREAPDAIWWLAACGVPFSRTSDGLLAQRPFGGQRRDRTCYAADKTGHDLLHTLYEQVQRRGITVYEEFCVTRLVPGQGGWPSLVAWDVCGGAVRAFAAPAILIATGGAGRVYGQSSNALINTGDGVAMAWRAGLPVEDMEFFQIHPTGLLNGILMTEGCRGEGAYLVNAKGERFMERYAPKFMELAPRDQVARAIQTEINEGRGFPGSGGYVHLDLRHLGEEKIAARLPQIREIAIAFGGVDPVKEPIPVRPTVHYTMGGIATDTDCRTECPGLFAAGEAACVSVHGANRLGGNSLLEAVVYGRRAGRTIAAASRPGGPPTDAAARDEHARLMGILRREGGERPVAVRTAMEAAMRRSFGLFRNRELMSQGLDEILALRERAERVAVQDKGRTFNHDLFLVLQLEAMLDVAWMCAAGAIRREESRGCHYRNDFERLDNERFLKHTLARRAPDGSMALSYKAVTIEDITPQAEVKY; encoded by the coding sequence GTGAAGCTGTGTGAAGGCGTGACGACCCACGATGCGCTCATCATCGGCAGCGGTCTCGCCGGCATGGCGGCCGCCATCGAAGCCCACGACGCGGGGGCCCGCGTGGCCATCCTGTCGAAGGTCCACCCCTTGCGGTCGCATTCCCAGGCGGCGCAGGGCGGCATCAACGCGGCCATCCGCCCCGACGACGACTGGCGCGACCACCGCTTCGACACCATCAAGGGCTCGGCCTGGCTGGCCGACCAGGACGCGGTGACCGTGCTTTGCCGCGAGGCCCCCGACGCCATCTGGTGGCTGGCCGCCTGCGGCGTGCCCTTCAGCCGCACGTCCGACGGGCTCCTCGCCCAGCGGCCCTTCGGCGGCCAGCGGCGCGACCGCACCTGCTACGCCGCCGACAAGACCGGCCACGACCTGCTCCACACCCTCTACGAACAGGTCCAGCGGCGCGGCATCACCGTCTACGAGGAGTTCTGCGTCACCCGCCTCGTTCCGGGCCAGGGCGGCTGGCCGAGCCTGGTGGCGTGGGACGTTTGCGGCGGCGCGGTGCGCGCGTTCGCCGCGCCGGCTATCCTCATCGCCACCGGCGGCGCGGGGCGCGTCTATGGGCAGAGCTCCAACGCGCTCATTAACACCGGCGACGGCGTGGCCATGGCCTGGCGGGCAGGGTTGCCCGTCGAGGACATGGAGTTCTTCCAGATTCACCCCACGGGCCTCCTCAACGGCATCCTGATGACCGAGGGCTGCCGTGGCGAGGGCGCCTACCTGGTGAACGCCAAGGGCGAGCGCTTCATGGAGCGCTACGCCCCGAAGTTCATGGAGCTGGCCCCCCGCGACCAGGTGGCCCGCGCGATCCAGACCGAGATCAACGAGGGCCGCGGCTTCCCGGGCTCGGGCGGCTACGTGCACCTGGACCTCCGCCACCTGGGCGAGGAGAAGATCGCGGCCCGCCTGCCGCAGATTCGCGAGATCGCCATCGCCTTCGGCGGCGTGGACCCTGTGAAGGAGCCGATCCCCGTTCGCCCGACCGTGCACTACACGATGGGCGGCATCGCCACCGACACCGACTGCCGCACCGAATGCCCCGGCCTCTTCGCCGCGGGCGAGGCCGCCTGCGTCAGCGTGCACGGCGCCAACCGCCTGGGCGGCAACTCGCTGCTCGAGGCCGTCGTCTACGGCCGCCGGGCCGGGCGAACCATCGCCGCCGCATCGCGCCCCGGCGGCCCGCCCACTGACGCGGCGGCGCGGGACGAGCACGCCCGCCTCATGGGCATCCTCCGCCGCGAAGGCGGCGAGCGCCCCGTGGCGGTCCGTACCGCGATGGAGGCCGCCATGCGCCGCAGCTTCGGCCTCTTCCGCAACCGCGAACTGATGAGCCAGGGCCTCGACGAAATCCTCGCCCTCCGTGAACGGGCCGAGCGCGTTGCCGTGCAGGACAAGGGGCGCACCTTCAACCACGACCTGTTCCTGGTCCTCCAGCTCGAGGCCATGCTCGACGTGGCCTGGATGTGCGCCGCCGGCGCGATCCGCCGCGAGGAGAGCCGCGGCTGCCACTACCGCAACGACTTCGAGAGGCTCGACAACGAGCGCTTCCTCAAGCACACCCTCGCCCGCCGGGCCCCCGACGGGAGCATGGCCCTGAGTTACAAAGCCGTGACGATTGAAGACATCACCCCTCAAGCGGAGGTGAAGTACTGA
- a CDS encoding 3-isopropylmalate dehydratase large subunit translates to MGKTIAEKILSEHAGHEVKAGQYAVVNVDFTYVQDGTGPLTVRQLAAMGVEKLFDPAKCAVFLDHASPSPRLELSNDHKFLRDFCRRTGAILSDIGNGISHTVAAERYVNPGDVVLGADSHTCTTGALGAFATGMGSTDIAVAFAFGQTWMRVPETFRLDCTGRFHRGVYAKDLMLDIIGRLRADGATYKALEFLGDAIESLSMAGRMSLANMAVECGAKVGLVPPDETTRQYLEAAGRGDKFRILRADPDAIYERIEAFDVNALRPMVAKPHFVDNVCAVEDVKDEVKVDQVFIGTSTCGRLEDFQIAARILRGKRLAPGVRLIATPGSRKVYLDGLADGTFATLMEVGGVVTGPGCGACVGVHEGVLADGEVCISTQNRNFRGRMGNPNAFIYLVSPATAAASAVTGRLTDPREFSDAL, encoded by the coding sequence ATGGGCAAGACCATTGCCGAAAAGATCCTCAGCGAGCACGCGGGCCACGAGGTCAAGGCTGGCCAGTACGCCGTGGTGAATGTGGATTTCACCTACGTGCAGGACGGCACGGGGCCCCTCACCGTGCGACAACTCGCCGCGATGGGAGTAGAGAAGCTCTTCGACCCGGCCAAGTGCGCGGTCTTCCTCGACCACGCCTCGCCCAGCCCGCGCCTCGAGCTGTCGAACGACCACAAGTTTCTGCGCGACTTCTGCCGCCGCACAGGCGCGATCCTGTCGGACATCGGCAACGGCATCTCGCACACGGTGGCCGCCGAGCGCTATGTGAACCCGGGCGACGTGGTGCTGGGCGCCGACTCGCACACCTGCACCACGGGCGCGCTCGGCGCCTTCGCCACCGGCATGGGCTCCACCGACATCGCCGTGGCCTTCGCCTTCGGTCAGACCTGGATGCGCGTGCCCGAGACCTTCCGCCTCGACTGCACCGGCCGCTTCCACAGGGGCGTGTACGCCAAGGACCTGATGCTCGACATCATCGGCCGCCTGCGGGCGGACGGCGCGACGTACAAGGCCCTCGAGTTCCTCGGCGACGCCATCGAATCGCTCTCGATGGCCGGCCGGATGTCGCTCGCCAACATGGCCGTCGAGTGCGGCGCCAAGGTGGGCCTCGTGCCGCCCGACGAGACGACCCGCCAGTACCTCGAAGCCGCCGGCCGCGGCGACAAGTTCCGCATCCTCCGCGCCGACCCCGATGCCATCTACGAGCGGATCGAGGCCTTCGACGTCAACGCCCTCCGCCCGATGGTCGCCAAGCCGCACTTCGTGGACAACGTGTGCGCCGTCGAGGACGTGAAGGACGAAGTGAAGGTGGACCAGGTGTTCATCGGCACCTCGACGTGCGGGCGGCTGGAGGACTTCCAGATCGCCGCGCGCATTCTGAGGGGAAAAAGGCTCGCGCCCGGCGTGCGCCTCATCGCCACGCCCGGCTCGCGCAAGGTCTACCTGGACGGGTTGGCCGACGGCACATTCGCGACCCTCATGGAGGTCGGCGGCGTGGTGACCGGCCCGGGCTGCGGCGCCTGCGTGGGCGTGCACGAGGGCGTGCTGGCCGACGGCGAGGTGTGCATCTCGACCCAGAACCGCAACTTCCGGGGGCGAATGGGCAACCCCAACGCCTTCATCTACCTGGTGTCGCCGGCCACTGCCGCGGCGTCAGCGGTCACGGGGAGGCTCACTGACCCGAGAGAGTTCTCGGATGCCTTGTGA